AGTTTTTGTAATCTACCTGAATAAATCATCTTTTGtctaataaaattttgatatcgtTTTGTTtaaatgtaaaatttatttttattttagatttttaaattagAGGTTTTAATTGGAAGAAATAATTAAACTCatgtaaatttctaaattagaCTTGAGTCTGATTGTTGGGCGGTCATGTCAAACTCATGTGCAACCATAGtattgtgtgatcctatgatctAAATTGACTTGTACAAGTTAACTTGTGTTTTGACTCAGTTTTGGGTAAGACTCATATGTCACAGAAGATATGGTCCTGTCTGTCTTAAGCCGATTCTACTGAATCTCTgaacaaggggaaaggaaaaccACAAAAATTCCCCATATCTAAGTTCGTTCAGTCTTATAGTGCTGTGGGTTATCAATTCTTAATATGGATAGTTGTTGAATCCCTGTACTTCTCTTGCATTAGCTTTATCTCACACGTGTGAAATAGTTAACAACTCATTTTTTGTAGGCCGATCTTGAGGAAGCTAAGACCCAGGAGAATGCAAAATTGCAAGCTGCTTTGCAAGATATGCAGCAACAATGCAAGGAGACTAAGTCTTTGTTGATTAAGGAACGTGAGGCTGCCAAAAAAGCTGCTGAAGTAGCTCCTATTATTAAAGAGGTTCCTGTTGTCGACACAGTTCAAATGGATAAGCTTAGAGATGAGAATAAGAAGCTTAAGGTGAGATTGACACTAATGGTATTTTGCTTCTCTACTATCCCTATTAACTACCTAGATCTGTTTCTTCAATGCAAttgtcttctcaatttttttttttcaaattcacttccctttcttctttcATATTTATTCACTATCAATACATCATTCAAGGCAttcttcaaattcatatttttgtaggctttgctgagctctctggaGACAAAGATTGATGAAACTGAGAAGAAGTTTGAAGAGACAAGTAGAATCAGTGAGGAAAGGCTAAAGAAGGCCATGGATGCTGAAACTAAGATAATTCAGCTGAACAATTCGGTGCAGAGGTTTTTATAATTTACCTCTGCTTTCTAATATACCTTTACCCTTTTGCATTTTTTTGCAAACAATATTGTCACACTGATATATGTTATGTCTCATTTTCTGGTTTTCTTTCTCAAATTCATTTGGTGCCCGTCAATTTGATTACAGGTTTAAAGAAAAACTTTCTAACATGGAATCTGAGAACCAAATTCTGCGGCAGCAGACATTATTGCATTCTCCTGTGAAACGCATGTCTGAGCATTTATCAATTCCATCAACTCCTACCAAACATGTAGTAATTTTGATGTAATTATGGCCTGTTtcgttgattttttttctttttgtttgttcCTTATACTCTTATTTGTGTTTGATGACAGAGTTTGGAGAATGGGAATCATCATGTTGAAGATCCTAAGGTAAAgtatatttcttatatatattttttaatgatcTCATCTGTGTTCAGACTGAGATGTAACTAATGACTAGCATCCCTTAATCTATCCCTTAGAGTGCCCCACCAGCTATCAAGGGCTGTGCAAATGCTGATGCTAAGCCGAACAAATTTCATGCTGAGATTCAGCTTGTGAGTGTCATATGTTCCTTAAATCTAAGCTTTTACCGCCTCCTCACTCTTTTTCGTGAACAATCTTTCTTCCCAGGAGAGTGTTGATGCCCTAATCAGCTGCGTCAGCAGAAATATTGGGTTTAGTCAGGGAAAGCCAGTAGCTGCATTAACTATGTATAAATGTCTTCTTCACTGGAAATCCTTTGAAGCTGAAAGGACAAGTGTGTTTGATCGTCTCATCCAGATGATTGGGTCTGCGATTGAGGTAATCTACCATTGCTGttaaaataatgataataattttaaaaaatcaaataactATTAATATTACAGGTTTcccatataaaaaaaatgattatgcTGTAAAGACTTGATGGATCTATAGTATGCATTACCATTACCCATAAGAAAATAATGTAAATTCACCATCCTACTTACTATGTTTGGAAAAATAGatcaattagttcaattttttGGTGTGCTCTAGTTAGATGCGTCTAACTTTACCATTATCCTCTTGTTCTGGTTTGGTTACatctgaattttgaatttttttttaatgagccAAGTTTTTCAGCTGAATATTACAAATCTGAAATACTATTGGAAATACCCTTAGACCAACGTTGGTCCAGCTTGGCATGCAGGTCGAGTCACTGCTACCCAACTCGACCTGTTTTCCAATCTAGGCTCTGCACGACATGATCCAACTTTTGGCAAGCCATGCTGGGTTATGGGTGACATCACCCATGTGCACCTCTATGAGAAGTCATTAACCTCTGATGTCCTAACTATGTGATTTGTGAAGTCGAAGTTGCTTGCAGTGCCATAGAGGAAGGAATTAAGAGGAAAGAATTGGGGAGGAAGTCATTGCTTGCAGAGGGAGGAACTCTTTATATGCCACTTTTGTTGCTCTGTGGAATGACATTCTGTGCTACTGAGGAATGAGAACGCTCTGTTGGTCAACTTTGTCACATGTGGAGGAAGGAATCACATTCTGGAGTTGCTGAGGAATGAGAACTCTCTGTCCCTGGTCTTAGGAAGGAATCTACTTCGGGAATCAATTGGGAGACATTGTGTCTTCATAAGTTTTCTCCTGTCGGTTGGCCAGcgaaataaaattttttgattGTGCTACCTGGCACTGAACGGTTGTTTAATCCTTGTATATAAGTACTAGTTACCTTGCCCATCTGAAACCCAAATCCTTTAGTGGATTGTGTACCACATCCGACTTCAATTTCTTTCCTTGGAATGTGCCTGAAGACTAATCTTACACTCTTATAACTAGTCACCAATATGAAGCATAGAGAGTCAAACTACTTCACAACCTGACGTTGGTGGGCAAGTTAGCTCTTTGATATTCTGCCTTtttatttgataccaattataTTACCATCTCATATATGTTATCACTTGTTCTTGGTATTTTTGTGCCATTTGCTCTTTAGACCAATGCATTGTTTTCTTAATTTTCTAGATTTGAACACTTTTCTCACTCATAAAACATGCAGAATATGTTTAGATATTAGGGAATTTGGTCATTTTCATGAAAAAGTGAACTTTATTTGGCTTAAATATGTGATTTTTATCTAATGACTTTCTATTTGCATGAAATCTTGATATGTTTGTTTTAACTGTTGGTTTTTGTTCATTAGTCTGTATGTGTTATGCCAATTTAGTAGAATCTGTCTTGCAGAATGAAGAGTCTAATGATCATCTTGCTTATTGGCTATCAAATGCTTCGAGTTTATTGTTCTTGTTGCAAAAAAGCATTAAGCCTCCTGGTGCAGCTGGAGCTAATCCACATCGAAAACCTCCTGCTCCCACATCATTATTTGGGAGAATGACTCAAGTATGTCATAACAGCTGTGTTTACTGATGCTCTGTTTTATTATGTGACTGTTTTGGGCGTCTAGATTGTTCTTGATCTTTGGAGTAGTTTGTTGGATAAGAACTAATTGTAAATTATTCATCATCAGTCATTTCGTTCTTCGGCATCTTTTACCAACATTGCTGTGGATGGCCTGGATGTTGTGCGCCAAGTTGAAGCAAAATACCCTGCCTTGCTTTTCAAGCAACAGCTAACAGCTTTTGTGGAGAAGATGTATGGAATGATTCGAGACAATGTGAAAAAGGACTTATCTTCTTTGCTTTCATTGTGTATACAGGTATTATGCATCTGTTATCTGTAGTGTATATTCTAATTGCACGGAAGTTAAGTTCCTAATGTAGCAACTGCTTGGTTAGTTTTGCAGGAATAGCTATTGCCTCCCTGACTTTTAACAGAATGGCTATTCCTATGCTTGGTTGCACAATGAACCTAGAATGCCACTTCTTTTAGATTTGTTATCCCACTTAACGCTTCTTAGCTTTCTTATATCAAACGTAGGAATTTTTATTCTAATATGTTAAATTGTTGTTTTCCATAAACTAAATTAATGAATAATTACTTCTATTTTTGCCTATTTCATTTGACCTGAAGGATAATTATTCTATTTCTTGTTTATTCTAGGAACAAATGTAATGCATATAGATAAGTGGCTATAGTTGTAGCCTCTAACATTTGCTACAGTAAAAAATCCACACTATAAGTCATCTAGAAATGTTGTGCGTCTCCACGGGGTGCCCAAATGGTTAGAGGGTGGTAAATTTGCTACAATGGGGCATGAATCAATTTCCACGCGTGCCCTCAGGGAAAAAAACTTCTCCTACCCCCTAGCCATTTGGCGGTCGGCTTATAACCGACCccgatttacctcccttcacataattTGGAGATGGGCTGTGAAGGGCGCTTggggtgagcgtaatcaccttttgctacaatcTAGAAATGTTGTGGCTGTTGATGTCAGAATAGTTATTGGTGGTCAGCAAAATTTTCAATTGCTTAAATACCACAGAAGTGGTGAAATCAATTTATGAACCATCTAATCCATTCTATGAAACAAACTAAACCAAACTAATAAATACATATTCCTATTCTATTTTAGGTCTTTTGCATTCCATGGGTATAATTATTTTTCCCCTATAAATTCCATTCCATGAAACAAATACACCATACATGTTTTGACATTTTATAAGGTTCATTATCACTAGAATTTAAATGTTTTTGTCAATTTCATTGTTGATATTATTATGTTTCTGGTAAATTATAACTAAGTTCCGCCTGTCATTTGTGTTGGATCTcaaggtgccctaggttttgctaATAAGCTGTTCCCTAGTGAAgggtttctgttttttttttattaatccttTGCATCTATTGATTGAATCAttgatgatatttttttattttgcaatTAGGCTCCAAGAACAACAAGGGTAATTATGCTGCGTGGCTCTGGGCGTTCATTTGGAAACCAAGGACAAAGTAATCACTGGAAGACCATTGTTGAGAGTTTGGATGACCTTCTTAAGATGTTGCAAGAGAACTGTGTAAACTATCTTATCTGATGTGGAACTAACTGTTAAATCCTTTGAAACTTAAGGATGACCCTAGTTCTTTTCAGGTGCCTTCTATTCTCATTCAGAAGATGAATACACAAATTTTCTCATACATAAATGTACAATTATTTAACAGGTAACTAATTGTAGTTATATCAATTATTTGCTACAAAGTACAAACACATGAGTAACTGCTTTCTTGTGCCAGTTTACTTCTTCGGCGTGAATGTTGTTCCTTCAACAGCGGAGAGTATGTTAAATCTGGTTTAGCTGAGTTGGAATTGTGGTGTGCAAAAGCAAAATCTGAGGTAATAATATAATATGAGTTATCTACTGTATTCTGATAATCCAGTCTGAACTTTTGCTTATTGCAGTATGCTGGATCATCCTGGGATGAGCTTAAGCACATAAGACAGGCTGTTGGTTTCTTGGTATGTAGTTACTTGTATCATCTAGTGCACCATTACGTATGATGTTGTTATGACTACTTCCAAGGGCCTATTACCAGAGAGTTTATGTTTTGGTTCTGAATTCAAATGTTGACTATGTAATCTTGGTTTCAAACTGAGCATAGTTTCTATTAAAGACAAAATATAACCTCTTATATCAACATAAGTACCAATAATTGCTAGGTAAATTATCTTTTAGTTAATCCACTTTTTGGGTAAGAAACATGTGCTCCTGTGAAGCAAAAGACTGTGCCACTGTAATAGATTGAGGCAAATGATGTAATGGATGTCATGATTTTCTTCTTCTAGTTTTGAATCTACAATTAgacctcttttttttttgtcattttataatgcCATGTCTAGCATATAAATTTTCCCGTCTATTTAATTATATGTTCTTGTCCTTAGTAACTATGGTTTTCCCTATATACATCGTGATCCTTAAATGTGATTTTTAGTGCTTTGTCAGTGTTGGCCGGTGTAGGccttcgaagttgtgttcttgaaATCATGAAAACATATCAACTATGTAGCCGTATATAATGGAATAATCTGCATCTAAACTGCAAAGTTGAGCTAAAGTAGGAAGACTATCAATTCAGTATGAGAAAAGCTTCTGAATTTTTACTAGTGACGTAGAGATGCCTTCATATCTAATCTCAGAAGTTTCTCACTATGAAATGCTCCATCCAAAAGGCTCTGACTATTGCATGATTATACTGCATCTTTCTGAAGTTgtaattcattttccattatcaTAATAATGCTGTAAGTTTGCTAGCAAATTTGTTAAGGTAAAGGTAGCTTATTGTAGAGTTTCTCAGGAAACATTGATTGAACTCTGCATGATCCAAATTCCAGTTTGATAAATAATACGCCCCAAGAATGACTCTTGATTAATTATTGGTAGAAGCCCAGTTGATGATATTGCACGCATGTTCACTGATAAAATCCATATATCAACTCTACTTTAAGTCCAATTAGCTAAAATTAACAAGTCAGATCATAATTGAATAGATGAGAAGTTAGTGTATGCAaatgcaataataataataataataaattgggTGCTGCAATTGCAACAACATAATTTTATGTTGTGTACACTAATTAATCCTTTCTGGAATCATGAACTGTTTGCAAACATTATCTAGCAGGAGATGCAGAAGATTACTGCATCTAAACTACAAAGTTAAGCTAAACTTGGTTCTTCAATATGATTGAAGCTTCTGTTATATATCTACAAGTCATGATGTGCTCATGCTTGGATAGTTAATCACAATTTCATCTTGTTATTATTGATTTCATCATTGCTTCCACTATTGCTATGCTGCATTTGCCTTCTCCAGGACGTTACTTCTGATTTTACTATCATAAGAGCCCTATAAACTTGTTGGGATCACAAGTGCCTTTAAAAACCCCTGGATACGGTTAGAGACCATTCTTATGCATGGTCAGAATATTAAATCCAAGTTTGGTGTCTCTAGAATGCAGAATGACCTCCACTTGTGAGAAATTAGCAGCCCTTTGTTGTCCCAGCTGTTATCATACTAAAAATAATCCAAAAACTCTAAAATACAGTTTCATTTGATATTTCGGCCATAGATGGCCCTGCTAGGCCCAATATAGTGCAAAAGCAAACAATTGCATCTTTCTTGTTGAGATGAAATCATTCTGAAGCATGACTGGTAGAATTGAAATTCCAATTTAAAAGCAGCAAGGTCCAAGAGACTAAGACTGGCTCTTCAATATTGTTGAAGAGCAAAACCATTATGCTTCTCATGTTGTGTTTTATATCATATTCAGGTCATATTCCAGAAGTCTAGGATTTCCTATGATGAGATAGTTCACGATCTGTGTCCGGTAAGAGCAAAGGAATATCTTTCAATGTGGAAATGTTCTtttagttgttgcagtgggaatGATTTTGTATCATGGTATGTCTAATGTAATTTCTTTCCTTATACAGGTACTTAGTGCGCATCAACTTTATAGAATCTGTAAACAGTACTGGGATGACAAGTACGACACAAAGAGTGTCTCTTCAGAGGTATTCAGTTATTAGTAATTCTTTCCTTTATAGTGCCTCTTCAGAGATTATGTTCTCAATCTAGTGTAATTTAGACAAaactgtttttgttttttttttcaaaaatgaaaaaaaaaactattgaaTGAAACAAATCTCTGCTGTCAGAgacttaattttgattttttatttttgattttttattgAAGGTTAGATCTTTAGTTACTGTAAATAGTGGCTCTTGAATGTTTAGTCTGATGCAATTTTGAAGGTTCTTTCAAACATGCGGGTACTCATGACAGAAGATTCTAACAGTGCAGAAAGCAGTTCGTACTTGTTAGAAGACAACTCTAGGTAAAAGAAGTCTTCTTTAAATAAGTTCCTGAACCTAATACTTATATTTCATAGTAACTCAATATCCTTTGTGTATATTGGATGCAGCATTCCCTTCTCAATCGATGACTTGTCTACTTCTTTACATGCAAAAGATTTCTCGGAGGTCAGACTAGCTGAGGAGCTCCTCCAAAACCCAGCCTTCCATTTTTTAGAGTGAGGCTTTAGGGTTTTTACTGTGCCTTTCCAGTGGTTGATATTTATTGATCTCGAATACTGTAAATCCATTCTTTGTCATTCTTTGTTTCCATTCACCCATCAGATTGTAAAAAAGAAGCTTCAGTTTTATAGATGTTTAGGGTCGTCATAGTGAAGTCGATAGGGATGGGATGTGCATCAGCATTCTTGTCATTAGGTTGCCACTGCTGTTTGTTGTTTTATAGTTAACATTCTTTAGTTCTAGTTGATATTGGTCCAGTTGACAGAATGGAAGAGCTGGCAGAGGGAATGACATAATAATACTCCTTTCTCTTATACTATATTGTTGTATAGCTACATGCTTTGGCAAAAAATGTCGATCTTTGTTGTAGTAACATGAATTGTCTTGTAAGCTGAATTGAGATGATGAAGGTTCCAATGGTCTTCAATAGGAAGAAGAGAGTTTTCAAGATTTGAGAAGAATATATGCGTGATAAATGTTCAGCAGAAACAAAAGAAATGTTTTGtatatttaatcaaattagttTGAGGATGTGTTAACATtgtctaaaaatgtttcaaatttatgtttaaaataGACAATTCGCTGCTTGCTTATTTTTAATTTTGCAAtacaaccattttaaaaatttgaatttatggtgtactaattagactcattgcatttcatatatatatatatatatatatatattagattttAATTAGAACTTTTGGTGTGGAGTAATAAGTAATATTTTAATGGGGACGAttgtagaataaaaaaaaaagaaaatgaagataaaataaaatgatatattttattttttatttgattatttaaaaaaagGTAAATTTGGTCCGAATATGACAAGTTAGAAAATGAATTTAAAGGGTTTAATCTATGCCTTTTtagaaatataattaattattaatatatagagagatgatttttaaaaattaaatatgaaaatatataaaaaagatataattaatttatgaagTATGATATTATATGGTCATctttaataattctaaaaattagaatatattttaaaaattaaaaaatatctattttgatAGGTTAGATTTTAGTCCTTTCGTActgtattaaaaataaaattataataaatatattaatttatttttaaagtttggaCAACTCATGCAACTTGTctaatatatttaatattcatatattaatttatttttaaagtttggaCTACTCATGCAACTTGTCTGATATATTTAATATTCATTCATTTAACGTTCTCATATAATGCCTAATTGGATTGGGGATGGTTAGActtataaggaaaaaaaatatgaggTCAATTTTGTATGGATACATATCATCTAGATAAAAATTCCTTCCATCTTCTTGCTTATTTAATTTGATTATGCTCCTACACTGCGAGTATAGTAGTAGATCATCCAAATTATCAATTAGatatttatgatttaatttctaattataatatatttataataattttttttcacatGATACACGTAACTAAAAGATATTAAACTTTGACTGTACACTACATATACTTCTTAATTTATCATATAAAAATTTCGTAGTcggatttattattttttttattttagtttgattATAAATTGATTTATCTCTCTGTGTAATAATGGTAATTGACATTTCGGATGACTAATCATCCTTTTCtataattataatattaatttaacTCGCCATCCACATAAAAACATTATTAAAATTccataaaataagttttaaattaatttataaacaaaATCATTCTTTCCAGCACCAACACGACCACGCCACTACACCGGTAAATTCGATTCTACACCAGCCTTGTGACAGCGATATGCCGACGCCTCGCGGGTTCCTTTTCGTACGGTCACCGGTCTTTTTTACCTTCCTTTCATTGGATTGGTTTCCGGACCCACATTACTTCAACCAATCAAACAAAAACTTTCTGACACGGGTAGACCGTTCCATGTGCGTCTACAGTCTGCAGCGGTTTGATTCCCTAAATGGAACGCTAAGCCCTAATCGCTTCAGATTAAGACATCAATAAAATTTTCGctttttgcctttttttttttttttttcaatttttaattgtgTGTGTGTGGGTGTGTGTTTGTGTTTCCCCTGTGAGAAGTAAGCGAGAAGCAAGCGAGAAGCAGATCGGATATCTCTTcggaggaggaggaagacgaTTAGGGCAAGATGCAGTACAAGAACTTGGGGCGATCGGGTCTCAAGGTGAGCCAGCTCTCGTATGGAGCGTGGGTCACCTTCGGCAACCAGCTCGACGTAAAGGAGGCCAAGGCCCTGCTCCAGTGCTGCCGCGACCACGGCGTCAACTTCTTCGACAACGCCGAGGTGTACGCCAACGGCCGCGCCGAGGAGATCATGGGCCAGGCCATCCGCGAGCTCGGCTGGCGCCGCTCCGATCTCGTCATCTCCACCAAGCTCTTCTGGGGCGGTCCCGGCCCCAATGACAAGGGCCTCTCCCGCAAACACCTCGTGGAGGGGACACGCGCCTCGCTGCGCCGCCTCGACATGGAGTACGTCGACGTCCTCTTGTGCCACCGCCCCGACGCCGCCACACCTATCGAGGAGACCGTCCGCGCCATGAACCACATCATCGACAAGGGGTGGGCATTCTACTGGGGCACCTCCGAGTGGACCTCTCAGCAAATCACCGAAGCCTGGGCCGTCGCTCAACGACTCGACCTCGTCGGCCCCATCGTCGAGCAGCCGGAATACAACCTTCTTTCCCGCCACAAGGTTACTCATTCCGATATGATCTAATCTCGGGCGTTTTGAGTAGATACAGTACTCTGCTTGATTTGCCACTTTTGATTTTTTATTGCCTGAAAAGATTCTGCTTTTAATACACTAGTAGTCAGATCTCGAGGTTTCTGTTGCCCTATCTGAAGTCTCGCGCCATTTCATCATCTTTTTGTGGTAAAATCTCTGGTTTTACTTCGACATTTGCTGAAACTGCTAGCTGATTCATTCATCCCCTCATTTGATTTAATTATCAGTGGTCAAATGAAAGAGAGAGAGTTGGTTTTCTCATGAATTGCTGAGATATTTACCGCTCTGTTGGAAAGGAGTTCCATATACATCAGTTCTCTTTTTACAAGCATGCATCACCGGAGAAACTATTTGATTTTTGTACTTTGTCGTGTTATAGTTTATCTCAAGTGAGAATTCTACAGTGTGATAATTTTCAAGACTATTATTTGATCAATGAATTTGCCCTAGAGAATGATACTGCAGGGATACAATAGACATAGTCTGGATCCTCAATATATTTCCTTTAATGTTGATGAATAATATTTAATTCAGTGTTAGGTGGAAATAAATGAGGCTTCAGGTGATGTTGACATTTAATGCTGATAAGCTTTGTAATGAATTTGAGTTGAAATGCTAAGCTTATCTATTTTAAAGTTTTGCTGATGCTGAATTTATTTTTAGTAGTTATGATGATAACAATCCACCATAAAATATATGAATGCTAATTGTGATACTCTTCAAGAGATTATACtgcttattttcctttttctgttttatttgaatttatgaaTTGAGAGTAATCTTTATGATCAAAAGTAGACtttgtttgtgtatgatttgttTTCTTGGTATTGGTTCTTTCTTGACTTTGTATGGATTTGATGTAGGACATGATTATATTTAGTGGCAGAGTAACAATTTAAGTTGcctatgttggtgcagcggggccggtaagaagga
Above is a window of Zingiber officinale cultivar Zhangliang unplaced genomic scaffold, Zo_v1.1 ctg79, whole genome shotgun sequence DNA encoding:
- the LOC122037776 gene encoding probable voltage-gated potassium channel subunit beta, whose product is MQYKNLGRSGLKVSQLSYGAWVTFGNQLDVKEAKALLQCCRDHGVNFFDNAEVYANGRAEEIMGQAIRELGWRRSDLVISTKLFWGGPGPNDKGLSRKHLVEGTRASLRRLDMEYVDVLLCHRPDAATPIEETVRAMNHIIDKGWAFYWGTSEWTSQQITEAWAVAQRLDLVGPIVEQPEYNLLSRHKVESEYLPLYDTYGLGLTTWSPLASGVLTGKYSKGNIPSDSRFALDNYKNLASRSLIDDVLAKVKGLKLIADELEVPLSQLAIAWCASNPNVSTVITGATKESQILENLKALEVLPLLTPDVLEKIEAVVQSKPKRQESYR